The genomic stretch AAAATATCTAAAACAGAACCTCAAATAAGAGAAAAAAAGGTTAGCATAGATAAAAAGAATGATGGTGAACTAATAAGTATAACATGGGATTATATTGGTAGAAAACAAAATAAAATAGGTAAGTTGGAGAAGATAGAAGGGTTAGATGTTTTATGTCCTACATGGTTTTCTGTAATAGATGAAAAAGGCAAAATTTATAACAAGGCTTCTATAGAATACTCAAAAGAAGCTCACAGAGTTGGCTACAAGGTTTGGGGGTTAGTTAATAATAGTTTTAAACCCAAATTAACATCAAAGATTCTAAATGATACTATAATAAGAGAGAAAGTCATAAATAATATTATAGATTTAGCCATTATATATGAATTAGACGGCATAAACATAGACTTCGAAAATGTATATCTGAAAGATAAAGATATGTTTACACAATTTATAAAAGAACTATATCCAATATGTAAAGAGAAAGATTTAAAACTATCAATTGATGTTACAATAAAATCCAAAAGCGAGAATTGGTCAATGTTTTATGATAGAGTAGCTTTAGGAAAGGTTGTTGATTATATGATTCTAATGGCATATGATGAACATTGGGCAAGCTCTCCTACAAGTGGTTCAGTAGCGTCTTTACCTTGGGTTGAAAGAGGTCTGAAAAATCTATTAACAATGGTGGACAAAGAAAAAGTAATATTAGCAGTTCCTTTTTATACAAGATTATGGGAAGAAGAAAAACAAGGGGTTGAGGTCAAAGTTTCATCCAGAGCTCTATCAATGAAAAGAATAGAAGATATATTAGAAAAAAAAGAAGCAGAGGTAAAGTGGGATGATGATAGCAAACAAGATTATTCAGAATACATTGATGGCAACAGCACATATAAAGTTTGGCTTGAAAATGAAAACTCATTAAAGCAAAGAATTGATTTAGTAAAGAAATACAAAATAAAAGGATTAGCATCATGGAGAAAAGGTTTTGAAAGAAAAG from Abyssisolibacter fermentans encodes the following:
- a CDS encoding glycosyl hydrolase family 18 protein, giving the protein MKKIFYSLLIIIALAVYIIVYKTNLVAEPVFNSGQDIKVMIEGKEVMCDPMPINDEDEIFLDINTVKDYLKMDVLWDEEKKILVYCNNDEVIRIYYNTNEIKINRMTTTINDILKMFEGTPIISSNFIHEYTDYKIKYISESKTYIIDKPNTAMNAKVLNGTRLRKEPSIWAKVVDKINSSSDIYVYKRYNKWSYIRDEKGYFGFIKNSDYKISKTEPQIREKKVSIDKKNDGELISITWDYIGRKQNKIGKLEKIEGLDVLCPTWFSVIDEKGKIYNKASIEYSKEAHRVGYKVWGLVNNSFKPKLTSKILNDTIIREKVINNIIDLAIIYELDGINIDFENVYLKDKDMFTQFIKELYPICKEKDLKLSIDVTIKSKSENWSMFYDRVALGKVVDYMILMAYDEHWASSPTSGSVASLPWVERGLKNLLTMVDKEKVILAVPFYTRLWEEEKQGVEVKVSSRALSMKRIEDILEKKEAEVKWDDDSKQDYSEYIDGNSTYKVWLENENSLKQRIDLVKKYKIKGLASWRKGFERKEMWNVIKETLK